In one window of Arachis ipaensis cultivar K30076 chromosome B06, Araip1.1, whole genome shotgun sequence DNA:
- the LOC107648720 gene encoding probable LRR receptor-like serine/threonine-protein kinase At1g05700 isoform X3 → MAAPWAFHKSRSILPMWDFTCCNIGILGQIKSVCLQGMRWSTIMNVKSNYGIKRNWQGDPCIPLSYMWDGVNCSYAGSSSPRIIYLNLSSSGLTGNIASAISNLKSIGYLDLSNNSLTGSVPYFLSQLHSLKVLNLEGNQLTGAVPMQLRENSNNGMLKTSASFGGNQGLCYSGSCSNSNKVVVPLVASLGGGFVILATAITSFLYSKDIEVHDNLLCLV, encoded by the exons ATGGCAGCACCTTGGGCCTTTCATAAATCTAGGAGCATTCTACCTATGTGGGATTTCACTTGCTGCAACATTGGCATTTTGGGTCAAATTAAGAG TGTGTGTCTTCAAGGGATGCGATGGTCAA CTATCATGAATGTGAAGTCAAATTATGGGATAAAAAGAAATTGGCAAGGAGATCCATGCATTCCACTAAGTTACATGTGGGATGGTGTTAATTGCAGCTATGCTGGTTCTTCTTCTCCAAGGATCATATACTT GAACTTATCTTCCAGTGGTTTAACTGGAAATATAGCATCAGCCATATCCAATTTGAAGTCAATAGGATATTT GGATTTATCAAACAACAGTTTGACAGGATCAGTGCCTTATTTCTTATCTCAACTTCATTCCTTGAAAGTTCT GAACCTGGAAGGGAATCAGCTAACAGGAGCAGTTCCAATGCAACTCAGAGAGAATTCAAATAATGGCATGCTCAAAACCAG tgCAAGTTTTGGAGGAAATCAAGGTCTTTGTTATTCAGGTTCATGCAGCAATAGTAATAAAGTTGTGGTTCCATTGGTGGCATCACTAGGTGGAGGTTTTGTTATTCTAGCAACAGCAATCACTTCTTTTTTATATTCAAAAGACATAGAGGTACATGATAATCTTCTATGTTTGGTTTAA
- the LOC107648720 gene encoding probable LRR receptor-like serine/threonine-protein kinase At1g05700 isoform X1 yields the protein MAAPWAFHKSRSILPMWDFTCCNIGILGQIKRFFIPLGSYPPSVCLQGMRWSTIMNVKSNYGIKRNWQGDPCIPLSYMWDGVNCSYAGSSSPRIIYLNLSSSGLTGNIASAISNLKSIGYLDLSNNSLTGSVPYFLSQLHSLKVLNLEGNQLTGAVPMQLRENSNNGMLKTSASFGGNQGLCYSGSCSNSNKVVVPLVASLGGGFVILATAITSFLYSKDIEVHDNLLCLV from the exons ATGGCAGCACCTTGGGCCTTTCATAAATCTAGGAGCATTCTACCTATGTGGGATTTCACTTGCTGCAACATTGGCATTTTGGGTCAAATTAAGAG ATTCTTTATTCCATTGGGTTCATACCCTCCTAGTGTGTGTCTTCAAGGGATGCGATGGTCAA CTATCATGAATGTGAAGTCAAATTATGGGATAAAAAGAAATTGGCAAGGAGATCCATGCATTCCACTAAGTTACATGTGGGATGGTGTTAATTGCAGCTATGCTGGTTCTTCTTCTCCAAGGATCATATACTT GAACTTATCTTCCAGTGGTTTAACTGGAAATATAGCATCAGCCATATCCAATTTGAAGTCAATAGGATATTT GGATTTATCAAACAACAGTTTGACAGGATCAGTGCCTTATTTCTTATCTCAACTTCATTCCTTGAAAGTTCT GAACCTGGAAGGGAATCAGCTAACAGGAGCAGTTCCAATGCAACTCAGAGAGAATTCAAATAATGGCATGCTCAAAACCAG tgCAAGTTTTGGAGGAAATCAAGGTCTTTGTTATTCAGGTTCATGCAGCAATAGTAATAAAGTTGTGGTTCCATTGGTGGCATCACTAGGTGGAGGTTTTGTTATTCTAGCAACAGCAATCACTTCTTTTTTATATTCAAAAGACATAGAGGTACATGATAATCTTCTATGTTTGGTTTAA
- the LOC107648720 gene encoding probable LRR receptor-like serine/threonine-protein kinase At1g05700 isoform X2, producing the protein MAAPWAFHKSRSILPMWDFTCCNIGILGQIKRFFIPLGSYPPSVCLQGMRWSTIMNVKSNYGIKRNWQGDPCIPLSYMWDGVNCSYAGSSSPRIIYLNLSSSGLTGNIASAISNLKSIGYLDLSNNSLTGSVPYFLSQLHSLKVLNLEGNQLTGAVPMQLRENSNNGMLKTSFGGNQGLCYSGSCSNSNKVVVPLVASLGGGFVILATAITSFLYSKDIEVHDNLLCLV; encoded by the exons ATGGCAGCACCTTGGGCCTTTCATAAATCTAGGAGCATTCTACCTATGTGGGATTTCACTTGCTGCAACATTGGCATTTTGGGTCAAATTAAGAG ATTCTTTATTCCATTGGGTTCATACCCTCCTAGTGTGTGTCTTCAAGGGATGCGATGGTCAA CTATCATGAATGTGAAGTCAAATTATGGGATAAAAAGAAATTGGCAAGGAGATCCATGCATTCCACTAAGTTACATGTGGGATGGTGTTAATTGCAGCTATGCTGGTTCTTCTTCTCCAAGGATCATATACTT GAACTTATCTTCCAGTGGTTTAACTGGAAATATAGCATCAGCCATATCCAATTTGAAGTCAATAGGATATTT GGATTTATCAAACAACAGTTTGACAGGATCAGTGCCTTATTTCTTATCTCAACTTCATTCCTTGAAAGTTCT GAACCTGGAAGGGAATCAGCTAACAGGAGCAGTTCCAATGCAACTCAGAGAGAATTCAAATAATGGCATGCTCAAAACCAG TTTTGGAGGAAATCAAGGTCTTTGTTATTCAGGTTCATGCAGCAATAGTAATAAAGTTGTGGTTCCATTGGTGGCATCACTAGGTGGAGGTTTTGTTATTCTAGCAACAGCAATCACTTCTTTTTTATATTCAAAAGACATAGAGGTACATGATAATCTTCTATGTTTGGTTTAA
- the LOC107648720 gene encoding probable LRR receptor-like serine/threonine-protein kinase At1g05700 isoform X4 — MRWSTIMNVKSNYGIKRNWQGDPCIPLSYMWDGVNCSYAGSSSPRIIYLNLSSSGLTGNIASAISNLKSIGYLDLSNNSLTGSVPYFLSQLHSLKVLNLEGNQLTGAVPMQLRENSNNGMLKTSASFGGNQGLCYSGSCSNSNKVVVPLVASLGGGFVILATAITSFLYSKDIEVHDNLLCLV; from the exons ATGCGATGGTCAA CTATCATGAATGTGAAGTCAAATTATGGGATAAAAAGAAATTGGCAAGGAGATCCATGCATTCCACTAAGTTACATGTGGGATGGTGTTAATTGCAGCTATGCTGGTTCTTCTTCTCCAAGGATCATATACTT GAACTTATCTTCCAGTGGTTTAACTGGAAATATAGCATCAGCCATATCCAATTTGAAGTCAATAGGATATTT GGATTTATCAAACAACAGTTTGACAGGATCAGTGCCTTATTTCTTATCTCAACTTCATTCCTTGAAAGTTCT GAACCTGGAAGGGAATCAGCTAACAGGAGCAGTTCCAATGCAACTCAGAGAGAATTCAAATAATGGCATGCTCAAAACCAG tgCAAGTTTTGGAGGAAATCAAGGTCTTTGTTATTCAGGTTCATGCAGCAATAGTAATAAAGTTGTGGTTCCATTGGTGGCATCACTAGGTGGAGGTTTTGTTATTCTAGCAACAGCAATCACTTCTTTTTTATATTCAAAAGACATAGAGGTACATGATAATCTTCTATGTTTGGTTTAA